A window of the Opitutaceae bacterium genome harbors these coding sequences:
- a CDS encoding MBL fold metallo-hydrolase: protein MWEVEHKGGIFLPQIGWHLDSRYPKARSFVSHAHFDHLARHSLILCSEQTRALMAKRQPGEKQVVALPFGQSHRLPDGTEFALHPAGHILGSAQLEARNEHGTFLYTGDFKLRPGLAAERCATPRADTLVMETTYGVPRYRFPPFEEVAAAMVTFCHQALNDRVTPVLFGYSLGKAQEILSALHRVEAPIMLHPQVEKMTRVYEHAGFEFPLYSRFDEACVNGNILICPPQTTKSAWFQNLEKRRTATVTGWALDPATRYRSGCDEVFPLSDHADFDDLLTFVERVNPTRVYTVHGFAEAFAQTLRARGIEAWALGRDNQLELML, encoded by the coding sequence TTGTGGGAAGTTGAACATAAGGGAGGCATCTTCCTCCCGCAGATCGGTTGGCACCTCGACAGCCGCTACCCGAAGGCGCGATCCTTTGTCTCACACGCCCATTTCGATCATCTGGCGCGCCACTCGCTCATCCTCTGCTCCGAGCAGACCCGTGCCCTGATGGCCAAGCGGCAGCCGGGCGAAAAGCAGGTCGTCGCCCTCCCGTTCGGCCAGTCTCATCGGCTCCCGGACGGAACCGAATTCGCACTCCACCCGGCCGGCCACATCCTCGGGTCGGCCCAGCTCGAGGCAAGAAACGAACACGGCACCTTTCTCTATACCGGCGACTTCAAGCTGCGCCCCGGCCTGGCGGCTGAACGCTGCGCGACCCCCCGGGCGGACACCCTCGTCATGGAGACCACCTACGGCGTGCCCAGATACCGCTTTCCCCCCTTTGAGGAGGTGGCTGCGGCCATGGTCACCTTCTGTCACCAGGCCCTCAACGACCGGGTCACGCCTGTTCTTTTCGGGTACAGTCTCGGCAAGGCCCAGGAGATCCTCAGTGCCCTCCACCGGGTCGAGGCCCCCATCATGCTCCATCCGCAGGTTGAAAAGATGACCCGGGTCTACGAACACGCTGGATTCGAGTTCCCTCTCTACAGTCGATTCGACGAGGCCTGCGTGAATGGAAACATCCTGATCTGCCCGCCCCAAACCACCAAAAGCGCCTGGTTTCAGAACCTGGAGAAGCGGCGGACCGCCACCGTGACCGGCTGGGCCCTCGACCCGGCGACCCGCTACCGGAGCGGGTGCGACGAGGTCTTTCCCCTGTCCGATCACGCGGACTTCGATGATCTCCTCACCTTCGTCGAAAGGGTCAACCCGACCCGGGTCTATACCGTCCACGGCTTCGCCGAAGCCTTCGCCCAGACCCTCCGCGCCCGGGGAATCGAGGCCTGGGCCCTCGGCCGGGACAATCAACTCGAGCTCATGCTCTGA
- a CDS encoding DoxX family protein: protein MDRFTDFGILLLRITLGSMMAWHGFPKFIGGVPLWTEIGGAMSGIGVDIYPVFFGFCAAITEFFGGIALVTGLFTRVVALFLAFTMAVAAVMHFNSGDGLQGASHAIELGAVFLSLIFIGPGRYSVDRRLS from the coding sequence ATGGATCGTTTCACAGACTTCGGCATCCTGCTCCTCCGTATCACCCTCGGCTCCATGATGGCTTGGCACGGCTTCCCCAAGTTCATCGGCGGCGTGCCGCTCTGGACTGAAATCGGAGGGGCCATGTCTGGGATCGGCGTGGACATCTATCCCGTCTTTTTCGGCTTTTGTGCGGCCATCACCGAATTCTTTGGAGGAATCGCCCTCGTCACCGGTCTCTTCACCAGGGTGGTCGCTCTCTTCCTGGCCTTCACCATGGCCGTTGCGGCGGTAATGCACTTCAATTCCGGTGACGGCCTCCAGGGCGCCTCCCATGCGATCGAACTGGGTGCCGTCTTCCTCTCCCTCATCTTCATCGGCCCGGGCCGCTACAGCGTCGACCGCCGCCTGAGCTGA
- the polA gene encoding DNA polymerase I: MTKRLFLLDGMALAYRAHFAFINRPIFNSKGMNTSALFGFTATLIDLILRENPSHLAIVFDTPAPTERHIEYPAYKAHREEMPEDLSAALPHLSRVAEAFGIPVLKMDGYEADDLIGTLATRAALEDFVTYMVTPDKDFGQLVDEKILVYRPSYKGDAPEILDTEAVCAKWGIQRTSQVIDVLGLAGDTADNIPGVPGIGPKTAQKLLSQFDSLEGILTHLDQLKGKQQENLREHADQARLSARLATINRNAPIDTRPESLILHPLNKEVLQALFSEFEFRSLGRRLFGDEFQLEMTEASNEIEPSKASGSDQLELLETTPFKTIADVPHHYHRVVDAAGRRKLAASLKAQPRFCFDTETTDLNVRRADLLGLALSWKKGEAWYVQFDRNPEAAREELNDFREALTDPAITKIGHNLKYDLAVLKRHGLEVADPLFDTMLAHALIEPEQRHGMDFLAETVLEYRTIHLDSLLQDGAGGKRTMDQIPPEQLAEYSAEDADITWQLSEIFLPQIREKEQERVFFEIEAPLIPVLVDMEEAGIALDTRVLNEYSEQLGDRIRSIEASIVEMVGHEFNLNSPKQLGEILFDELKLADKPKKTRTGQYATNEQTLASLASKHPVVQAILDYRMLVKLKGTYVDTLPAAVDPETGRVHSHFGQLHTVTGRLQSNSPNLQNIPVRSEEGREIRKAFVAGAPDRVLLSADYSQIELRIIAALSQDPGMLEAFRLGLDIHTATASRIYSVDTSEVTREMRSKAKMVNFGIPYGISPFGLAQRLGIGRAEAGELIDQYFAQFSGVQAYIDQTLSKARERGYVETITGRRRILRDINSGNGTVRSAAERNAINMPIQGTAADMIKIAMARIRKSLRQAGLQTRLLLQVHDELVFEVPESEVDQVKPLITEAMVHALELPVPIVVETGTGKNWLEAH; this comes from the coding sequence ATGACCAAGCGCCTATTTCTCCTCGACGGCATGGCCCTGGCCTACCGCGCCCATTTCGCCTTCATCAACCGTCCGATCTTCAACTCGAAGGGGATGAACACCTCGGCCCTCTTCGGTTTCACCGCCACCCTGATCGATCTGATCCTGCGGGAAAACCCGAGCCACCTCGCCATCGTCTTCGACACCCCCGCCCCGACCGAGCGCCATATCGAATACCCCGCCTACAAAGCCCACCGTGAAGAGATGCCCGAGGACCTCAGCGCCGCCCTGCCCCACCTCTCGCGGGTCGCCGAAGCCTTCGGGATTCCCGTCCTCAAGATGGACGGCTACGAGGCCGACGATCTCATCGGCACCCTCGCCACGCGGGCCGCCCTGGAGGATTTCGTCACCTACATGGTCACCCCCGACAAGGACTTCGGGCAGCTGGTCGACGAGAAGATCCTCGTTTACCGTCCTTCCTACAAGGGCGACGCGCCCGAGATCCTCGACACGGAGGCAGTCTGCGCCAAGTGGGGCATCCAACGGACTTCCCAGGTCATCGACGTTCTCGGTCTGGCCGGGGATACCGCCGACAATATCCCGGGCGTTCCGGGAATCGGCCCGAAGACCGCCCAGAAGCTGCTCAGCCAGTTCGATTCCCTGGAAGGCATCCTGACCCACCTCGACCAGCTGAAGGGCAAGCAGCAGGAGAACCTTCGCGAACACGCCGACCAGGCACGCCTCTCTGCCCGACTTGCCACCATCAATCGAAACGCACCCATCGATACCCGGCCCGAGTCATTGATCCTTCATCCGCTCAACAAGGAAGTCCTCCAGGCGCTCTTCTCCGAGTTCGAGTTTCGCTCACTCGGACGCCGCCTCTTCGGCGACGAATTCCAGCTCGAAATGACCGAGGCTTCCAATGAAATCGAACCCTCGAAGGCCAGCGGAAGCGATCAACTGGAGCTGCTGGAAACCACCCCTTTCAAGACGATCGCCGATGTCCCCCACCACTACCATCGGGTCGTCGATGCAGCCGGACGCAGGAAGCTCGCCGCTTCACTCAAGGCGCAGCCCAGGTTCTGCTTCGATACCGAGACGACCGACCTCAACGTCCGCCGGGCCGACCTCCTCGGTCTCGCACTTTCATGGAAGAAGGGCGAAGCCTGGTATGTGCAATTCGATCGCAATCCGGAAGCGGCCCGCGAAGAGCTCAATGATTTCCGCGAGGCCCTGACTGACCCCGCGATCACCAAGATCGGCCACAACCTCAAGTACGACCTGGCCGTCCTCAAGCGTCACGGACTCGAGGTGGCCGATCCCCTCTTTGACACCATGCTGGCCCACGCCCTCATCGAGCCCGAACAGCGTCACGGCATGGACTTCCTCGCGGAAACCGTTCTCGAGTACCGGACCATCCACTTGGATTCGCTCCTCCAAGACGGTGCCGGCGGCAAGCGGACCATGGATCAGATCCCTCCGGAGCAATTGGCCGAATACTCGGCCGAGGATGCGGACATCACCTGGCAGCTGAGTGAGATCTTCCTGCCGCAGATTCGGGAGAAGGAACAGGAGCGGGTCTTTTTCGAGATCGAGGCCCCCCTCATTCCCGTCCTTGTCGACATGGAGGAGGCCGGCATCGCCCTCGATACCCGGGTGCTCAACGAATACAGCGAACAACTCGGCGACCGCATCCGTTCCATCGAGGCCTCCATCGTCGAAATGGTGGGCCACGAGTTCAACCTCAACAGCCCCAAGCAACTGGGCGAAATCCTCTTCGACGAGCTCAAGCTGGCCGACAAACCGAAGAAGACCCGGACCGGCCAGTACGCGACCAACGAACAGACCCTCGCCTCCCTCGCCTCGAAGCACCCGGTGGTCCAGGCGATTCTCGACTACCGGATGCTGGTCAAGCTCAAGGGCACCTACGTCGATACCCTGCCCGCCGCCGTCGACCCCGAGACCGGTCGCGTCCATTCCCACTTTGGCCAGCTCCATACCGTGACCGGGCGCCTCCAGTCCAATTCCCCCAACCTGCAGAATATCCCCGTCCGCTCGGAGGAAGGTCGCGAAATCCGCAAGGCCTTTGTCGCCGGAGCCCCCGACCGGGTTCTGCTTTCGGCCGACTATTCCCAGATCGAGCTGCGCATCATCGCCGCCCTCAGCCAGGACCCCGGCATGCTCGAAGCCTTCCGCCTTGGCCTCGACATCCACACCGCCACCGCATCTCGTATCTATAGTGTGGATACATCTGAGGTCACCCGCGAGATGCGCTCCAAGGCCAAGATGGTCAATTTCGGCATCCCCTACGGCATCTCGCCGTTCGGGCTGGCCCAACGCCTCGGCATCGGCCGGGCCGAGGCCGGGGAATTGATCGACCAGTATTTCGCCCAGTTTTCCGGGGTGCAGGCCTATATCGACCAGACCCTCTCAAAAGCGCGAGAACGGGGCTACGTCGAGACCATCACGGGGCGGCGCCGCATCCTGCGCGACATCAATTCCGGGAACGGAACCGTCCGCTCGGCCGCCGAGCGCAACGCCATCAACATGCCGATCCAGGGCACGGCGGCCGACATGATCAAGATCGCCATGGCCCGGATCCGGAAAAGCCTCCGCCAGGCCGGCCTGCAGACCCGCCTCCTTCTCCAGGTCCACGACGAACTGGTCTTCGAAGTGCCCGAGAGCGAAGTGGACCAAGTGAAGCCCCTCATCACCGAAGCGATGGTTCATGCCCTCGAACTCCCCGTTCCCATCGTGGTCGAAACCGGCACCGGGAAGAACTGGCTGGAAGCGCATTGA
- the kbl gene encoding glycine C-acetyltransferase, translating to MTPKFKEHLEKELAGIREAGLFKVERLIDSPQQAHIRLKDGRRVLNFCANNYLGLADHPEVVAAARQALDRWGYGMASVRFICGTQTLHKELEARLSRFLGTGDTILYPSCFDANGGLFETLLGPEDAVISDELNHASIIDGIRLCRAQRHRYRNNDMADLEARLRETSGARHRLIATDGVFSMDGTIANLKGICDLADKYGAQVMVDDCHAAGFLGERGRGTPEYCGVQGRVDILTGTLGKALGGASGGYTSGAQPIIDLLRQRSRPYLFSNTVAPTIVAASIKTLDLLEASTELRDRLADNTVFYREELAKSGLTIKPGTHPIVAIMIGDAVRAQEMARRLLDEGIYVTGFFFPVVPQGTARIRTQVSAAHTREDLTHAVGAFTKVGRELGLVT from the coding sequence ATGACCCCGAAATTCAAAGAACATCTGGAAAAGGAACTGGCAGGAATCCGCGAGGCCGGTCTGTTCAAGGTCGAGCGTCTGATCGACTCTCCCCAGCAGGCCCATATCCGTCTCAAAGACGGGCGCCGCGTCCTTAATTTCTGCGCCAACAACTACCTGGGCCTGGCTGATCACCCTGAAGTGGTCGCGGCCGCGCGCCAAGCCCTCGATCGCTGGGGCTACGGCATGGCGTCGGTCCGGTTCATCTGCGGCACCCAGACCCTCCACAAGGAACTCGAGGCGAGATTGTCCCGCTTTCTGGGAACCGGGGACACGATTCTCTACCCTTCCTGCTTTGATGCCAACGGGGGGCTGTTTGAGACCCTCCTTGGCCCGGAAGACGCCGTCATCAGCGACGAATTGAATCACGCCAGTATCATCGACGGCATTCGACTCTGCCGGGCCCAACGCCACCGCTACCGGAACAACGATATGGCCGACCTCGAAGCTCGCCTCAGGGAGACCTCAGGCGCCCGCCACCGCCTGATCGCCACCGACGGCGTCTTCTCAATGGACGGCACCATCGCCAACCTCAAGGGCATCTGCGACCTGGCTGACAAATACGGCGCCCAGGTCATGGTCGACGACTGTCACGCCGCCGGTTTTCTCGGTGAACGGGGTCGCGGCACCCCGGAATACTGTGGTGTGCAGGGACGGGTCGATATCCTGACCGGCACCCTCGGCAAGGCTCTCGGCGGCGCCAGTGGCGGCTATACCAGCGGAGCACAACCGATCATCGACCTGCTCCGGCAACGTTCACGCCCCTACCTCTTTTCCAACACCGTCGCTCCAACCATCGTGGCGGCGTCCATCAAGACTCTCGATCTCCTTGAAGCCTCGACTGAACTGCGGGACCGGCTGGCCGACAATACGGTGTTCTACCGCGAGGAGCTGGCAAAGTCGGGGCTGACGATCAAACCCGGCACCCACCCGATCGTCGCCATCATGATCGGCGATGCCGTCCGGGCGCAGGAGATGGCCCGACGACTCCTTGACGAAGGCATCTACGTCACCGGGTTCTTCTTCCCGGTCGTGCCGCAGGGTACCGCCCGAATCCGCACCCAGGTCTCGGCCGCCCACACCCGGGAGGATCTCACCCATGCCGTGGGTGCTTTCACCAAGGTCGGCCGGGAACTTGGCTTGGTCACCTGA
- a CDS encoding AI-2E family transporter, with translation MPSTIPLFCSIPWKNWGNSPQMTDRDPPSFFSPAQRKLIGFAAGMAAFLAIAALLVFIFMVLSRLVGLFSGVLWPLAVAGIVAMILRPLAGFFERKLRISRVMSVIILYFLITIVLGGVLLAIVPAMVSQIIDLIQSLPEMWRSASDFFVLHYPAWAESFQHQMENETIRNIVDGAFEKVREVALASLPRLLAAGGQVLGVFGAAAGLAIIPVYLFFFLQSDEDPTKDLADYLPFLKESTREDVVFLVREFIGIVVSFFRGQLLIGFIMGVLLALGFTLAGLKFGILMGMIIGILNIIPYLGTILGLSAALPTAFFQPGGSLVLVGITLGVFVIVQIIEGYLLTPKIMGKQTGLHPVTIIIAIFFWGTALGGILGMVLAIPLTAFVVTAWRLAKRKYFTSMA, from the coding sequence GTGCCATCGACCATCCCCCTTTTCTGCTCGATTCCCTGGAAGAATTGGGGAAACTCGCCCCAGATGACCGACCGGGATCCCCCCTCCTTCTTTTCGCCGGCCCAGCGCAAATTGATCGGTTTTGCCGCGGGCATGGCCGCGTTCCTCGCGATCGCCGCTCTGCTGGTCTTCATTTTCATGGTCCTCTCACGGCTGGTCGGACTCTTCTCCGGTGTGCTCTGGCCGCTGGCGGTGGCTGGCATTGTCGCCATGATTTTGCGTCCCCTGGCCGGGTTCTTTGAACGAAAACTGCGGATCAGCCGGGTGATGAGCGTGATCATCCTCTATTTCCTGATCACGATCGTTCTCGGAGGCGTTCTTCTGGCCATTGTTCCCGCCATGGTCAGTCAGATCATCGATCTGATCCAATCCCTGCCGGAGATGTGGCGCTCGGCCTCGGATTTCTTCGTCCTCCATTACCCGGCATGGGCCGAGTCGTTCCAGCACCAGATGGAGAATGAGACGATCCGCAACATCGTCGATGGAGCCTTTGAGAAGGTCCGGGAAGTGGCCCTGGCCTCGCTCCCACGCCTCCTTGCCGCCGGCGGTCAGGTTCTCGGCGTCTTCGGTGCGGCCGCCGGGCTCGCCATCATTCCCGTTTACCTCTTCTTCTTCCTCCAATCCGACGAGGATCCCACCAAGGATCTCGCGGATTATCTGCCCTTCCTCAAAGAGAGCACCCGGGAAGATGTGGTTTTCCTCGTGCGTGAATTCATCGGCATCGTGGTTTCCTTTTTCCGCGGTCAACTCCTCATCGGCTTTATCATGGGAGTGCTGCTGGCCCTCGGCTTCACCCTCGCCGGACTCAAGTTCGGCATCCTGATGGGCATGATCATCGGAATCCTCAATATCATCCCCTATCTCGGCACCATCCTCGGCCTCTCCGCCGCCCTGCCGACAGCCTTCTTCCAACCCGGCGGCAGCCTGGTCCTGGTCGGGATCACCCTCGGTGTCTTTGTCATCGTCCAGATCATCGAAGGTTACCTGCTCACTCCGAAGATCATGGGCAAACAGACCGGGTTGCATCCGGTGACCATCATCATCGCCATCTTTTTCTGGGGCACCGCACTCGGGGGCATCCTCGGCATGGTGCTCGCCATCCCTCTGACCGCCTTTGTCGTTACGGCCTGGCGTCTGGCCAAGCGGAAGTATTTCACCAGTATGGCGTGA
- a CDS encoding iron-containing alcohol dehydrogenase, which produces MVSQFNIPSTIVTGAGAMHELAAQLVRRNLNRVLVVTDSFMVSSGLVSRLVADLTEVGIAVEVFADVQPDPSEDNVLAGFDCLQACGAQALVALGGGSPIDCAKVIAILPTNPPPLARFMGRHQVRNAGLPLFAIPTTAGTGSEVTKVAVITDTKRDVKMMMLDSHLLPAVAIVDFELTLSMPAALTAAVGVDTLTHGIEAYVSQLATPLTDPVALSCIRLVGEHLEAAWREADNRTAREGMMMAATQGGMAFANSSVALVHGMSRPIGALFHVPHGISNAMLLPTVTRFSVGGARVRYATVARTLGWARLGETDEVAANSLVSGLEALNRRLQIPRLRDFPKLDEARFRGALKKMAADALASGSPLNNPVVPTAEQIVDLYNEAW; this is translated from the coding sequence ATGGTATCGCAATTCAACATTCCATCCACAATTGTCACTGGCGCGGGTGCCATGCATGAACTGGCTGCACAGCTGGTGCGTCGAAATCTGAACCGTGTGCTGGTGGTTACTGATTCCTTCATGGTATCCAGTGGCCTGGTCTCGCGTCTCGTCGCCGACCTGACAGAGGTCGGCATAGCCGTTGAGGTCTTTGCCGACGTTCAGCCCGATCCCAGTGAGGACAATGTGCTGGCCGGTTTCGATTGCCTTCAGGCATGCGGAGCGCAGGCTTTGGTTGCACTCGGCGGCGGCAGTCCCATCGATTGTGCTAAGGTGATTGCCATCCTCCCGACGAATCCTCCGCCGCTCGCCCGCTTTATGGGCCGCCACCAGGTGCGGAATGCTGGTCTGCCGCTTTTTGCCATTCCCACGACCGCCGGCACTGGCAGCGAGGTGACCAAGGTTGCAGTCATCACCGATACGAAGCGTGACGTGAAGATGATGATGCTAGATTCGCATCTCCTGCCGGCGGTCGCGATTGTGGATTTTGAGCTGACGCTGAGCATGCCGGCCGCGCTTACTGCTGCGGTCGGGGTGGATACTCTCACGCACGGAATCGAAGCCTATGTTTCCCAACTCGCGACGCCGCTGACCGACCCGGTGGCCCTTTCCTGTATCAGATTGGTCGGTGAGCATCTTGAAGCCGCTTGGCGGGAGGCGGACAACCGCACTGCACGTGAGGGCATGATGATGGCCGCGACCCAGGGTGGTATGGCCTTCGCAAACAGCAGTGTTGCCCTTGTGCACGGTATGAGCCGACCCATTGGAGCTCTATTTCATGTGCCTCACGGCATTTCCAATGCCATGCTGCTCCCGACGGTGACCCGGTTCTCTGTTGGTGGCGCTCGGGTGCGCTACGCCACAGTGGCACGCACGCTCGGTTGGGCCCGATTGGGCGAGACCGACGAGGTAGCGGCGAACTCTCTCGTGTCCGGCTTGGAAGCGCTTAACCGGAGACTGCAGATCCCACGTCTGCGCGATTTTCCGAAACTGGATGAAGCGCGTTTTCGCGGAGCTCTGAAGAAGATGGCGGCAGATGCTCTAGCATCAGGCAGTCCTCTGAATAACCCGGTGGTTCCGACTGCGGAACAGATCGTTGACCTCTACAACGAGGCTTGGTGA
- a CDS encoding CoA-acylating methylmalonate-semialdehyde dehydrogenase, translating into MELRNLIDGKHSESREDSWGDVFNPSRGEVIARVPMSGAADVDAAVQSATRAFLGWSTTPVPRRGAVLFEYKHLLDQHFEDLARLITRENGKTLDEARGDVMRGREVVDFACGIAHLVKGESLPQVADQIDAVTMREPIGVCAGITPFNFPAMVPLWMFPLAIACGNTFVLKPSEKVPQTAMRLAELFLEAGLPKGVLNVVHGGREVVDALCTHPGVAAVSFVGSSNVARHVYTLSTSHGKRCQAAGGAKNVLLVMPDAEPDSTLRAILGSAFGCAGQRCMAGSVLMGVGRQTADEWRERVSGALAALAVDDTSANDSASMGPVIDAAAQTRVKGVIDSAPDVGAEIAFRGATVPENGFFVGPTLLDRVRPQMSVFQEEVFGPVLSLVRPDSLDEAIATMNSLSFGNGASIFTSSGAAARQFSREIQVGMVGINVGVPAPMALFSFSGWNASFYGDLHVQGKEGVMFYTRQRVVLSRWDKGYVRIQGW; encoded by the coding sequence ATGGAACTCAGAAATCTGATCGATGGAAAACACTCGGAATCCCGCGAAGATTCCTGGGGCGATGTCTTCAATCCTTCCCGTGGGGAAGTGATAGCGCGCGTGCCGATGAGCGGCGCGGCCGATGTGGATGCCGCCGTGCAATCCGCCACTCGGGCGTTTCTCGGTTGGTCGACGACGCCTGTACCGCGACGTGGTGCTGTTCTTTTCGAATACAAGCACCTTCTCGACCAGCATTTCGAGGACCTCGCCCGTCTCATCACGCGTGAGAACGGGAAGACGCTCGACGAGGCGCGCGGCGATGTGATGCGCGGACGAGAGGTCGTAGACTTCGCGTGCGGAATCGCGCACTTGGTAAAGGGCGAAAGTCTTCCGCAGGTGGCCGACCAGATCGATGCCGTGACGATGCGTGAACCGATAGGCGTCTGTGCGGGCATCACTCCGTTCAACTTTCCGGCCATGGTCCCTTTGTGGATGTTTCCGTTGGCCATCGCGTGTGGCAATACGTTCGTCCTCAAGCCCAGCGAGAAGGTTCCGCAAACCGCGATGCGATTGGCGGAACTTTTTCTCGAGGCGGGCTTGCCGAAGGGTGTGCTCAACGTTGTGCACGGAGGGCGGGAAGTGGTGGATGCGCTCTGCACCCATCCGGGGGTTGCCGCGGTCAGTTTTGTCGGTTCGTCAAACGTTGCGCGGCACGTCTACACGCTTTCGACCTCGCATGGTAAACGATGCCAGGCGGCTGGTGGCGCAAAGAATGTTCTCCTCGTTATGCCTGATGCCGAGCCAGACTCGACGCTGCGTGCCATCCTCGGATCAGCCTTCGGTTGCGCCGGCCAGCGCTGCATGGCCGGCTCGGTCTTGATGGGAGTTGGTCGTCAGACCGCCGACGAGTGGCGTGAACGGGTCAGTGGTGCGCTTGCCGCGCTCGCGGTGGACGATACCAGCGCGAACGACTCCGCCAGCATGGGGCCGGTCATCGATGCCGCCGCCCAAACGCGCGTCAAGGGTGTCATCGACAGCGCTCCAGATGTGGGGGCGGAGATCGCTTTTCGCGGTGCGACCGTGCCGGAGAACGGTTTCTTTGTCGGTCCGACCCTGCTTGATCGGGTGCGGCCGCAGATGTCGGTCTTTCAAGAGGAGGTTTTCGGCCCGGTTCTGTCGCTCGTGCGTCCGGATTCACTCGATGAGGCCATCGCCACGATGAACAGCCTCAGCTTTGGCAATGGCGCTTCGATCTTCACCTCGAGTGGTGCGGCCGCTCGGCAGTTCTCCCGCGAGATCCAGGTTGGGATGGTAGGGATCAACGTCGGCGTTCCCGCCCCTATGGCATTGTTTTCGTTCAGTGGATGGAACGCGTCATTCTACGGAGATCTTCATGTTCAGGGAAAGGAGGGGGTGATGTTTTACACGCGCCAGCGCGTCGTGCTTTCGCGCTGGGACAAGGGATATGTTCGTATACAGGGCTGGTGA
- a CDS encoding SulP family inorganic anion transporter: protein MISKNLFSQWFANPRGDILAGLVVALALIPEAIAFSIIAGVDPKVGLYASFIIAVVIAFVGGRPGMISAATGAMALVMVNLVRDHGLQYLFAATLLTGVIQIGLSLLKVGDIMRFVSKSVLTGFVNALAILIFLAQLPELDWRVEGVSWISFALLGAGLAIIYLLPRLTRVVPSPLICILVLTAVAMVFNLDVRRVGDLGELPSALPTFGWPTVPLNLETLAIIFPTSLSLAVVGLLESLLTAQIVDDLTDTGSEKNREAGGQGIANIVSGLFGGMAGCAMIGQSVINVKSGGRTRLSTLIAGVVLIVLCVVFGPWVKQIPMPALVAVMVMVSIGTFNWASFRNLRVHPRTTSLVMIATVAVVVWTHNLAIGVCVGVLLSSLFFARKVAQVIRVTSTLDPSGECRTYTAHGQVFFVSSASFVAAFDFREVLSKVVIDVSHAHFWDLTSVGALDKVVLKFRREGAEVEVLGMNEATATIVDRLGVHDKPDALERMLEH from the coding sequence GTGATTTCAAAGAATCTATTCTCCCAGTGGTTTGCCAATCCACGTGGAGACATCCTCGCCGGCCTCGTGGTCGCTCTCGCCCTCATCCCGGAGGCCATCGCCTTTTCCATCATCGCGGGAGTCGATCCAAAGGTGGGGCTCTACGCCTCATTCATCATTGCGGTGGTCATTGCCTTTGTCGGAGGACGGCCCGGGATGATCTCTGCCGCGACCGGGGCGATGGCTCTCGTCATGGTCAACCTGGTACGGGATCACGGGCTGCAGTACCTCTTTGCAGCCACCCTCCTGACCGGCGTGATCCAGATCGGACTCAGTCTGTTGAAGGTGGGCGATATCATGCGGTTTGTTTCGAAGTCGGTTCTCACCGGCTTCGTCAACGCCCTCGCCATCCTCATCTTTCTGGCCCAGTTGCCCGAACTCGATTGGCGGGTGGAAGGGGTGAGTTGGATCAGTTTTGCCCTCCTTGGTGCCGGTCTGGCCATCATCTACCTCCTGCCGAGGCTGACCCGGGTGGTTCCCTCACCGCTGATCTGCATCCTCGTGCTGACGGCCGTGGCGATGGTGTTCAATCTGGATGTCCGGCGGGTGGGTGACCTCGGCGAACTGCCCTCGGCTCTACCGACGTTTGGTTGGCCCACGGTGCCGCTCAATCTGGAGACCCTCGCCATCATCTTCCCGACTTCGCTGAGTCTCGCTGTTGTCGGGTTACTGGAATCCCTCCTGACCGCACAGATTGTTGATGACCTTACCGACACCGGCAGCGAGAAGAACCGGGAGGCCGGGGGACAGGGTATCGCCAATATCGTATCCGGTCTTTTCGGCGGCATGGCGGGTTGCGCGATGATCGGCCAGTCCGTCATCAATGTGAAATCCGGTGGACGCACGCGCCTTTCGACCTTGATCGCGGGGGTCGTCCTGATCGTCCTCTGCGTGGTCTTCGGGCCCTGGGTCAAACAGATCCCGATGCCCGCCCTGGTGGCGGTCATGGTCATGGTCTCGATCGGGACCTTCAACTGGGCCTCCTTTCGCAACCTGCGGGTTCATCCCAGAACAACCAGCCTGGTCATGATCGCGACGGTTGCCGTGGTGGTCTGGACGCACAACCTGGCGATTGGCGTCTGTGTGGGCGTTTTGCTCAGTTCCCTCTTCTTTGCCCGGAAGGTGGCTCAGGTCATACGGGTGACCAGCACCCTCGATCCATCCGGCGAGTGCCGCACCTACACGGCCCACGGTCAGGTCTTTTTTGTTTCGTCCGCCTCCTTCGTGGCTGCGTTTGACTTCCGCGAGGTACTTTCCAAAGTGGTCATCGACGTGTCCCACGCCCACTTCTGGGATCTCACTTCGGTGGGCGCGCTGGACAAGGTCGTCCTGAAGTTCCGCCGTGAAGGTGCTGAAGTCGAGGTTCTGGGAATGAACGAAGCCACCGCCACTATCGTCGACCGTCTCGGCGTGCACGATAAACCTGATGCTCTCGAGCGGATGTTGGAGCATTGA